One genomic window of Manihot esculenta cultivar AM560-2 chromosome 16, M.esculenta_v8, whole genome shotgun sequence includes the following:
- the LOC110607280 gene encoding organic cation/carnitine transporter 3 has protein sequence MAESTPLLSQFNSPLESKRLSITELIEECMADFGFAQLIQAVLVSLAWVFDAQQTFISVFTEAEPSWHCTDQLRNGSCHSGFSNICQLPRDSWAWDRPVYSSIVSEWELQCSISVIKGLPASSFFMGCLAGGLVLATLADSSLGRKNLLFLSCLLMSLSTLFTVFAPNIWIYSALKFVNGFGRATIGTCALVLSTELVGKRWRGQVGVIGFLCFTLGFLSLPAIAYINRDASWRTLYLWTSIPTILFCILVHFLVRESPRWLLLRGRKDEAVSILTSIAATKSSLITENLTLLKLEQEPSNDDIYSAIKILVEKKWAFRNLLAVMVVGFGIGFVYYGMPLGLGNLDFNLYLSVTLNALSELPASLITSFLIDKLNRKCSLLVFNSLSGICSILCVVMGKISGNLQIGLEMVSFFSACTGFNILLIYTLELFPTCVRNSAISMARQALVLGGLLSPLLVAAASKNGFLSYGVFGLAIGICGFFVISLPETRGKTLCDTMEEEEHKEKDLACNYYL, from the coding sequence ATGGCTGAATCTACTCCTCTTCTCTCCCAATTCAATTCTCCATTAGAATCGAAACGTCTGTCTATTACTGAATTGATTGAAGAATGTATGGCAGATTTTGGGTTTGCCCAATTGATTCAAGCGGTTCTGGTGTCACTTGCTTGGGTTTTTGACGCACAGCAAACATTCATTAGCGTTTTCACTGAAGCCGAACCCTCTTGGCACTGCACTGATCAGCTCAGAAATGGGTCGTGTCACTCAGGATTCTCCAACATCTGTCAACTTCCCAGAGATTCATGGGCATGGGATAGGCCAGTATACTCATCCATAGTATCAGAATGGGAACTTCAGTGTTCGATTTCAGTCATCAAAGGCCTTCCAGCATCTTCATTCTTTATGGGATGCCTAGCTGGTGGACTAGTTCTAGCCACATTAGCCGACTCTTCTCTTGGTCGCAAGAATTTGCTGTTTCTCTCATGTCTACTGATGTCTCTCTCTACTCTGTTTACCGTGTTCGCCCCTAATATTTGGATTTACTCAGCTTTAAAGTTTGTCAATGGTTTTGGCCGTGCAACTATCGGAACATGTGCTCTTGTGTTATCGACGGAGCTAGTCGGCAAACGGTGGCGAGGCCAGGTAGGAGTCATTGGTTTCCTTTGTTTCACACTAGGGTTTCTGTCATTACCAGCTATTGCTTATATAAATAGAGATGCTTCTTGGAGAACTCTCTATCTATGGACTTCTATACCCACAATTTTGTTCTGCATATTAGTTCATTTCTTGGTTCGTGAATCTCCCAGATGGCTTCTCCTGCGTGGTCGCAAAGACGAAGCTGTATCAATATTAACTAGTATCGCTGCTACTAAAAGTAGTCTCATCACCGAGAACTTGACCCTTTTGAAACTTGAGCAAGAGCCATCGAATGATGATATTTACTCGGCTATAAAGATTCTGGTAGAGAAAAAGTGGGCTTTCAGAAACTTATTAGCTGTTATGGTAGTAGGATTTGGCATTGGATTTGTGTACTATGGCATGCCATTAGGTCTAGGTAATCTGGACTTCAATCTCTACTTAAGCGTCACGCTTAATGCCTTGTCAGAGCTTCCAGCATCGCTAATCACATCCTTCTTAATAGATAAGTTGAACAGGAAATGTTCATTGCTGGTTTTCAACAGTTTAAGTGGTATTTGCAGTATCCTATGTGTGGTAATGGGGAAAATATCAGGAAATCTACAGATAGGATTGGAGATGGTATCTTTCTTTAGTGCATGTACAGGATTCAACATTCTCTTAATATACACATTAGAGTTGTTTCCTACGTGCGTGAGGAACTCAGCAATATCAATGGCAAGACAAGCACTTGTACTTGGAGGTTTGCTCAGTCCACTGCTAGTTGCTGCTGCAAGTAAAAATGGGTTTCTATCTTATGGAGTATTTGGATTGGCGATAGGGATTTGTGGGTTTTTCGTCATAAGCCTGCCAGAGACAAGAGGAAAGACACTTTGTGACACAATGGAAGAAGAAGAGCACAAAGAAAAAGATCTAGCCTGTAATTATTACTTGTAA